One window from the genome of Salvelinus sp. IW2-2015 linkage group LG30, ASM291031v2, whole genome shotgun sequence encodes:
- the LOC111954942 gene encoding T-complex protein 1 subunit gamma produces the protein MMGQQVLVLSQNMKRESGRKVQTGNISAAKTIADVIRTCLGPRAMMKMLLDPMGGIVMTNDGNAILREIQVQHPAAKSMIEISRTQDEEVGDGTTSVIILAGEMLSVSELFLEQQMHPTVVISAYRQALDDMLNLLKEISTPVDVSDRKMMLKIIHSAINTKALSRWSDMACSIALDAVKTVEMEENGRKEIDIKKYAKVEKVPGGIIEDSCVLKGVMVNKDVTHPRMRRMIKDPRIILLDCSLEYKKGESQTDIEITREEDFARILQMEEEYIQQICEDIIRLKPDLIFTEKGISDLAQHYLMKANITAIRRVRKTDNNRIARACGARIASRTDELREEDVGLGAGLFEIKKIGDEYFTFVTECKDPKACTILLRGASKEILAEVERNLQDAMQVTRNVLLEPSLLPGGGATEMAVSQQLMERSKALTGVEQWPYRALAQALEVIPRTLIQNCGASTIRVLTSLRAKHTQEDSVSWGVNGETGTLADMTVLGIWEPLAVKAQTYKTAVETAILLLRIDDIVSGHKKKGDEQTGGGQGAE, from the exons ATGATGGGCCAACAGGTTCTCGTGCTGA GCCAGAATATGAAGAGGGAGTCTGGACGGAAGGTTCAGACAGGAAATATCAGTGCAGCCAAG ACGATCGCAGACGTCATCAGAACATGCCTGGGACCAAGGGCCATGATGAAG ATGCTGTTGGACCCCATGGGTGGGATTGTGATGACCAACGATGGTAACGCTATCCTGAGAGAG ATCCAGGTCCAGCACCCGGCTGCCAAGTCCATGATTGAGATAAGTCGCACTCAGGACGAGGAGGTGGGAGACGGCACCACCTCTGTCATCATCCTGG CGGGTGAGATGCTGTCCGTGTCAGAGCTGTTCCTGGAGCAACAGATGCACCCGACAGTTGTCATCAGCGCCTACAGACAAGCTCTGGATGATATGCTCAACCTTCTCAAAGAAATCAG caCCCCAGTGGACGTGAGCGACAGGAAGATGATGCTGAAGATCATCCACTCTGCAATCAACACCAAGGCACTGAGCCGCTGGTCTGACATGGCCTGCAGCATCGCACTGGACGCCGTCAAAactgtggagatggaggagaacgGACGCAAGGAGATCGACATCAAGAAGTATGCCAAAGTAGAAAAG gtTCCCGGTGGGATCATCGAGGACTCGTGCGTGCTGAAAGGTGTGATGGTAAACAAGGACGTGACCCACCCGCGCATGCGCAGAATGATCAAGGATCCCCGCATTATCCTGTTGGACTGCTCCCTGGAGTACAAGAAGGGAGAAAGCCAG ACTGATATTGAGATCACTCGTGAGGAGGACTTTGCCCGCATCCTGCAGATGGAGGAGGAGTACATCCAGCAGATCTGTGAAGACATCATCCGCCTCAAGCCTGACCTCATCTTCACAGAGAAGGGCATCTCag ACTTGGCTCAGCACTACCTGATGAAGGCTAACATCACGGCTATTCGCCGTGTCAGAAAGACAGACAACAACAGGATCGCCAG AGCGTGTGGCGCACGTATTGCCAGCCGTACGGATGAGCTGCGCGAGGAGGACGTGGGCCTGGGGGCGGGCCTGTTTGAGATCAAGAAGATTGGAGACGAGTACTTCACCTTCGTCACAGAGTGCAAAGACCCCAAAGCCTGCACCATCCTGCTGAGAGGAGCCAGCAAGGAAATCCTGGCG GAGGTGGAGCGTAATCTGCAGGATGCCATGCAGGTGACCCGCAACGTTCTGCTGGAgcccagcctgctgcctggcgGCGGCGCCACCGAGATGGCCGTGTCTCAGCAGCTGATGGAGCGATCCAAGGCCCTCACTGGTGTGGAGCAATGGCCCTACCGCGCCCTTGCCCAGGCCCTGGAAGTCATCCCCCGCACCCTCATCCAGAACTGTGGCGCCTCCACCATCCGTGTGCTCACCTCCCTCAGG GCCAAGCACACCCAGGAGGACAGTGTATCGTGGGGGGTGAACGGAGAGACTGGCACCCTGGCTGACATGACCGTCCTGGGCATCTGGGAACCGCTGGCCGTCAAGGCTCAAACCTACAAGACCGCAGTAGAG ACTGCCATCTTGTTGCTGCGGATCGACGACATTGTCTCCGGACACAAGAAGAAGGGAGACGAGcagacaggaggaggacagggtgCTGAGTAG